One genomic segment of Helicobacter enhydrae includes these proteins:
- the bamD gene encoding outer membrane protein assembly factor BamD: MSIRLVGLLFVMGIFLSSCSNKNDEFDKPAMYWYEEIFKEIRFNNLESADTKFASLQSEHINSPLIADAMLALGHAHMAEDEFVLAEFYFDEYLKRFSNQANYSYINYLKILARFYSFKNQSKDQEFMLNSIKEIKAYLDAYPDDVYTPFVGYILTKFQLGLAELNAAIANVYKKQGKAYAEKDYLKREDLGIEQSFRRISNAVPWYVMNAIELEQIDYIIPSYIPWYALIFSW; this comes from the coding sequence ATGAGTATTAGATTGGTTGGTTTGCTCTTTGTGATGGGCATTTTTCTGAGTTCTTGCTCAAACAAGAATGATGAGTTTGATAAACCTGCAATGTATTGGTATGAAGAAATTTTCAAAGAGATTCGTTTCAATAATTTGGAGAGTGCAGACACCAAATTCGCCTCACTGCAAAGCGAACATATCAACTCTCCATTGATTGCTGATGCGATGTTGGCTTTGGGACACGCACATATGGCAGAAGATGAGTTTGTGTTGGCAGAATTTTATTTTGATGAATACCTAAAACGCTTTTCCAATCAAGCAAACTATAGCTATATCAATTATCTTAAAATTTTGGCGCGTTTTTACTCTTTCAAAAATCAATCCAAAGATCAAGAGTTTATGCTCAATTCTATCAAAGAGATCAAAGCCTATTTGGACGCCTATCCTGATGATGTCTATACGCCATTTGTTGGCTATATTCTCACCAAATTTCAATTAGGTTTAGCCGAATTGAATGCAGCCATTGCCAATGTGTATAAAAAGCAAGGCAAAGCTTATGCAGAAAAAGATTATTTGAAACGCGAGGATCTCGGGATAGAGCAGTCGTTTAGACGCATTAGCAATGCCGTGCCTTGGTATGTGATGAATGCCATTGAGCTTGAGCAGATTGATTATATTATCCCTTCTTATATTCCTTGGTATGCGTTGATTTTTAGTTGGTGA
- the fliW gene encoding flagellar assembly protein FliW gives MVFEVKSPILGFEDVSKMRLEKIDDLFMKLSNSEDSSPIFTLINPFALRAYDFEIPTALELLLDIKSQEDILVGNIMVLHTPSKDSTINFIAPVIFNVKNKTMAQVVLDSAKYPQYGIAEPISAYGNFDDTEESQQ, from the coding sequence ATGGTTTTTGAGGTAAAATCGCCAATTCTTGGCTTTGAAGATGTAAGTAAAATGAGACTTGAAAAAATCGATGATTTGTTTATGAAGCTTTCAAATAGCGAAGATTCTTCCCCGATCTTTACATTAATCAATCCATTTGCTTTGCGTGCCTATGATTTTGAGATCCCCACTGCATTAGAACTCTTGCTTGATATTAAATCTCAAGAGGATATTTTGGTAGGCAACATTATGGTGCTACACACACCTAGCAAAGATTCTACAATCAACTTTATCGCTCCTGTGATCTTCAATGTAAAAAACAAAACAATGGCTCAAGTCGTCCTAGATAGTGCCAAATACCCCCAATACGGCATCGCAGAACCCATCAGTGCGTATGGAAATTTTGATGATACGGAGGAATCTCAACAATGA